The Mucilaginibacter rubeus genomic interval TTCCTGAAGCTTGTTACGTGCGCCTTTCAAGGCCGCCTTACCTAACAACAAACGTAACGGCGGATTTTCGGCTTCAACAGCATCAACAATAGCTTTGGCAGCACGTTCCGGATCGCCGGGTTGTTTGCCACTGTAGCCACGGATATTGTTTTTGTTGGTACCCGCAGTTTCTTTATAATCATCGATAACAATTTTGCTGTTGTTAGCTGATCTGCCTGCCCAATCGGTACGGAAACCGCTTGGAGCGATAACTGTAACCTTGATGCCTAAATGTTTTGTTTCTTTAGCCAAGGCTTCAGAATACCCGTCGACAGCAAATTTAGTAGCATTATAAAAACCTACTGCAGGGAAACCAACCAATCCACCAATAGAAGCTATGTTAAGTATATGTCCGCTTTTATGAGCGCGCATAATTGGCAATACAGCTTTGGTCATGGCTGCAAGGCCAAAAAAGTTAATCTCAAACATGCGGCGTACTTCCTCATCCTCGCTCTCTTCAATAGCGCCGAAATAACCGATACCGGCATTGTTAACTAATACATCAACAGTGCCGAATTTCTGCGTAACGGTTTCAACAGCAGCTTTAATTTCCTCTGGCTTTGTTACATCAAGTTTTAATGCTACCGCGGTTTCAGGATAACCTTCAACAATGTCCTTCACATCATCGGTATTACGGGCAGCAACACCTGCTTTATAACCCAGCTGTAAAACAAGTTTTGCCAGTTCCCGGCCGAAACCGGTTGAGCAGCCTGTTATTAACCATACTTTGTTTTTCATAATAGTTTGTGTTTGATATTGTAAAATTAACAGTAGCAGCCGTAATTGTTTGTCAGCTGAACTTCATTGTTACACTATAGCCGTCCAAAATCCCCGATATAACCAACAAAAAACGGCGATGAGTTTTTAACTCACCGCCGTTTCTTCGAAATCTTCTCCCTTTAATGGAATTTAGAAAGAAGTTATTTTTTCCAAACGTTATTGTCCTGATTGTAGTCAGGCAATACTTTGTCCGGATCGTAAGTAACCGATTCAATTTCTTCGGTTGATGGATATTTGAATGTCCATGACGCGTAACGTTCCCAGATTTCAACCGGAAGTTTCATACGCTCAACTTTACCGCTTTTGGTTTTGATTTCCAGGATAACCGGCATTGCCATTTTACCCAGGTTATCTAAAGTGATCAACGCGCCTTTAGTCGGATCGTTATCAACATATTTCACATCGCTCACGGCAACATCTAAACGCCAGTCGTTCAGGAACCAGCCTCTCCAAAACCATTGCAGGTTTTCGCCGGCAGCATTTTCCATAGTGCGGAAAAAGTCGTCAGGAGTTGGGTGTTTAAATGCCCAGCGGTTGATGTACGTTTTAAACGCGAAATCAAAACGCTCAGGGCCTAAAATCTGCTCACGCAGTAATACTAAACCAGCACTTGGTTTTGAGTAAAGCAGGGTACCTGTATTTCTTTCTTTCAGGTTGGCCGGCTGGCTCATGATAGGCTCAAGATCTGGCCTGGTGAAGTTACTGCCAGTGGCATGCATATCAGGCACACGGGTGCTTTTGTACTCGCCATTGTTGAAATTAGCTGTAGACAGGGTGTTGATGAAAGTGTTGAAACCTTCGTCCATCCAGCCGTACATACGCTCGTTTGAACCCACAATCATCGGGAACCAAGTATGGCCAAACTCGTGGTCGTTAACGCCCCAAAGGCTTGCTTTTTTAGCTTTAGATCCGCAGAAAACGATACCAGGGTATTCCATACCACCTACAATACCGGCAACTGCTGTAGCAGCAGGGTAAGGGTACTCAAACCATTTTGACGAGTTATACTCGATAGATTTTTTTACATACTCGGTTGAGCGGCCCCATGCATCGTTACCATCGCTT includes:
- a CDS encoding oxidoreductase, which produces MKNKVWLITGCSTGFGRELAKLVLQLGYKAGVAARNTDDVKDIVEGYPETAVALKLDVTKPEEIKAAVETVTQKFGTVDVLVNNAGIGYFGAIEESEDEEVRRMFEINFFGLAAMTKAVLPIMRAHKSGHILNIASIGGLVGFPAVGFYNATKFAVDGYSEALAKETKHLGIKVTVIAPSGFRTDWAGRSANNSKIVIDDYKETAGTNKNNIRGYSGKQPGDPERAAKAIVDAVEAENPPLRLLLGKAALKGARNKLQELQKDFDTWEATTVGADFPEGE